One window from the genome of Diospyros lotus cultivar Yz01 chromosome 11, ASM1463336v1, whole genome shotgun sequence encodes:
- the LOC127813572 gene encoding pentatricopeptide repeat-containing protein At5g11310, mitochondrial, which yields MNRLFNFLRITKNPNPGSRRQVPGNRFFSDQSLLSQNPNPNPKTPNLDSGDFTTISDLLANPSFPSGPVLQAALDRTGIEPDPSLLQRIFDHSGSSPKALLSLFFWAERRPGYRSSVAIFNAMVKVLARARQFEPARWLILDRLKKPIEGPDLSTFAILIRRYARAGMSLPAIKTFEFACSLELIKNSNLELNLFEILLDSFCKEGLIREASEYFHARRGMDPSWVPPIQVFNILLNGWSQARQIEHMERLWDEMKKENLKPNVVTYSALVEGYSQMCHVEVAIELLGRMRRDGLEPNAIIYNPIINALGKEGRFKEALGIMERFLVLESGPTITTYNSLVKGFCRAGDLEGATKILKMMISRGIMPTATTYNHLFSYLSKLGKVEEGLNLYTKMLESGYSPDQLTYHLLMKLLCKEERLEQAKQVLKEMKVRGYDLGLCECTMLIHLLCKMHRFEEVLVEFEDMIQRGILPDYITCQTVIDELKKQGMREIARKLYNMISAVPHLVELPNVCVRDKDAFHARRTAIMQKAKAISDTLKACKDSQGLVKHRNQSKNAVMGQRIRTCR from the exons atgaacaGACTCTTCAATTTCCTCCGAATCACCAAAAACCCTAACCCTGGTTCTCGTCGGCAGGTTCCGGGCAACAGGTTCTTCTCCGACCAATCACTTTTATcccaaaaccctaaccctaaccctaaaacCCCCAATCTCGACTCCGGTGACTTCACTACCATTTCTGACCTCCTCGCGAACCCCAGCTTCCCATCTGGTCCGGTCCTACAAGCCGCTCTGGACCGGACCGGAATCGAACCGGACCCGTCTCTGCTACAGCGGATTTTCGACCATTCTGGCTCTTCTCCTAAGGCGCTGTTGAGTCTATTCTTTTGGGCTGAGAGGCGGCCCGGGTACCGATCTTCAGTGGCCATCTTCAATGCCATGGTCAAGGTCCTTGCTAGGGCTAGACAGTTCGAGCCTGCGCGGTGGCTGATACTTGATCGGCTTAAAAAGCCTATTGAGGGACCTGATTTGAGTACATTTGCCATTCTTATAAGGCGTTATGCTCGTGCAG GTATGTCCCTACCTGCAATCAAAACATTTGAATTTGCATGCAGTTTAGAGTTGATCAAGAATTCCAATTTGGAACTGAATTTGTTTGAGATCTTGTTGGACTCCTTCTGCAAGGAAGGACTTATTCGGGAAGCATCAGAATATTTCCATGCGAGAAGAGGAATGGACCCTTCCTGGGTCCCACCAATTCAAGTATTTAATATACTACTTAATGGGTGGTCTCAAGCAAGACAGATTGAACACATGGAAAGGCTTTGGGATGAGATGAAAAAAGAGAATCTGAAGCCTAATGTTGTGACATATAGTGCCCTTGTTGAAGGATATAGTCAGATGTGTCATGTTGAGGTGGCAATTGAATTGTTAGGTAGGATGAGGAGAGACGGACTTGAACCAAATGCAATCATATACAATCCCATAATTAATGCATTGGGGAAGGAAGGAAGGTTTAAGGAGGCATTGGGGATTATGGAACGGTTTTTGGTTTTGGAATCAGGTCCAACTATTACCACATACAATTCCCTAGTGAAAGGGTTTTGCAGGGCAGGTGATCTTGAAGGGGCTACCAAGATCCTTAAGATGATGATCAGCAGAGGTATAATGCCAACAGCCACAACTTATAATCACCTTTTCAGTTACTTATCAAAATTAGGGAAAGTTGAGGAGGGGCTGAACCTGTATACAAAGATGCTGGAATCTGGGTACTCCCCAGACCAGCTCACCTACCATCTTTTAATGAAGTTGCTTTGTAAGGAAGAGAGACTGGAGCAGGCAAAGCAAGTTCTGAAAGAAATGAAAGTGAGGGGATATGATTTGGGCCTGTGTGAATGCACTATGCTGATCCATTTGCTATGCAAGATGCATAGATTTGAAGAGGTTCTGGTAGAGTTTGAGGACATGATACAGAGGGGAATTCTTCCTGACTACATTACATGCCAAACAGTGATTGATGAACTAAAGAAACAAGGAATGAGAGAAATAGCCCGAAAACTGTACAATATGATATCTGCTGTACCTCACTTGGTGGAGCTGCCAAATGTATGTGTCAGAGATAAAGATGCATTTCATGCAAGGAGAACAGCTATAATGCAGAAAGCCAAAGCAATATCTGATACTTTAAAGGCATGCAAGGATTCACAAGGACTTGTTAAGCATAGAAATCAGTCAAAGAATGCTGTTATGGGACAGAGGATTCGTACCTGTAGATAG